Proteins from a genomic interval of Lasioglossum baleicum unplaced genomic scaffold, iyLasBale1 scaffold1705, whole genome shotgun sequence:
- the LOC143220891 gene encoding uncharacterized protein LOC143220891, translating to MYPGRSAWTRGVLALGVGALFLLGWRIDTAGDALSASTPIDSDRNYFSVAVASSRSSSRHDDHGKKEERPSDGQGIERQDRQASRRDYSAGGQETRTPSDVHWNAKPDGEHGASYSEEISLPSRPLSWNAGSGNYFEGSSLPTDAGDEDRSVTGFLESKDFNDDNHDTSKNRFVHAPLSSVRNSENEIGGSFSTDKSLPTVRDWRNNEEDSEEESVNHLFASRSEKEDKSKVDNRVSTYHSMENPLPSWGPVGNDAAETEINRASTSDLRKSSFMSRDLGKKDDEANGGSKGYSIESRSFSLLNTERNNDESKSYATGRSLPSWDPGEKDRTPDEPDGGSTDYSSGNSVPLLTGRRNDYPDNENNIASLRYSTGEFLLPISRGENVEGNHGLKNPKALVENGNDRGRSSGTSGSSFSSRTIREADNTASSRGDRKSVDYWGEKSPPSLNREKSDRSRDYRRTGSLKENSRRPSGRGKIDLAGNNRESRPSSITKKNESYRRENPRRRRSPEKIELIENNHGSMKGPITKRSDLASFDDPNRRADDDEANYTVFRSEQAAGAGEQDESRFSKDDEETRDALNGRAAGERSDVKENLSRRVNGQSMNEVGKSLGRSRYSDAAGSLSLTLRHGLGENDDETQRLAKMESVYPDRGKSNRETSKSAIRRRLLAYNLSSASTSVPRSRASSDINNGDPRHRNHRSISINAGIERKPNVGFLDEILGDFHNSDRPANQEGYKRGEESIHGSVDPPAATRVLAGMQRDPVLFSPRDHDSARSSAKTSQPFRSRKGRAAERDRGNILGRGATEARSPRRSPQASDPYVDFRGIHKTLVQRTFDGYQLTDRENTLDPREDSYYLDQEITKVTDKPDPTFEESDGDRGFEGEMFHVNVRRLKDKERVVSDEKVSGRLNAGKFGSKMGLRSEEPRDVSSSFGGSKTVSFGSLDAMLGSKEIEERESSKIGEFEVKAEDKSLSSLFFGNADYNREKRLRVRRKRYTNYYSPQSVTPMAYVHIQPAYPVPAAPAPNRKCVQCMVVYKPCASPPRPPIRPALPTHKYQELASKWHGLKYVLEGKDLWCLSIAGVQFVMSSLKETMVFERNTERYRISFFTCSEDYATTLSHIRQTNHPSSRTKPQENPRDRTAEVSVVPPQLSEP from the exons ATGTACCCCGGAAGGTCAGCATGGACCCGGGGCGTCCTGGCCCTCGGAGTAGGGGCCCTGTTTCTGCTGGGATGGCGGATCGACACGGCCGGCGACGCGTTGTCTGCGTCCACGCCGATCGATTCGGACAGGAACTATTTCAGCGTGGCTGTCGCGTCGTCTCGATCGAGCAGTCGGCACGACGACCACGGGAAAAAAGAAGAACGGCCGAGCGACGGACAGGGAATCGAGAGGCAAGATCGACAGGCTTCCAGGCGGGATTATTCAGCTGGCGGCCAAGAAACGCGGACCCCGAGCGACGTCCATTGGAATGCCAAACCTGACGGGGAACATGGGGCCAGTTATTCGGAGGAAATCTCGCTTCCGTCGCGACCTCTTAGTTGGAACGCAGGTTCCGGGAACTATTTCGAAGGAAGTTCACTTCCGACAGATGCAGGAGATGAGGATCGATCGGTGACTGGTTTCCTGGAATCCAAGGATTTTAACGACGATAATCACGATACATCGAAGAATCGTTTCGTGCATGCACCACTTTCGTCTGTACGAAATTCCGAGAACGAGATAGGTGGAAGTTTCTCAACGGATAAATCCCTTCCGACTGTTCGTGACTGGAGGAACAACGAGGAAGATAGCGAGGAGGAATCGGTGAATCATTTGTTTGCATCGCGGAGTGAGAAGGAGGATAAAAGCAAGGTGGATAATCGCGTGTCGACGTATCATTCGATGGAAAATCCACTTCCGTCGTGGGGCCCGGTGGGAAATGATGCAGCAGAAACTGAAATTAATCGTGCATCGACAAGTGATTTGAGAAAAAGTTCGTTTATGTCACGGGACCTCGGGAAGAAGGATGACGAGGCTAACGGTGGATCGAAGGGTTATTCGATCGAGTCGAGATCCTTTTCGTTATTAAATACCGAGCGTAACAACGACGAATCGAAGAGTTACGCGACAGGCAGGTCGCTTCCGTCATGGGATCCCGGGGAAAAAGATAGAACGCCAGACGAACCTGATGGCGGTTCAACAGACTATTCATCGGGAAACTCTGTTCCCTTATTAACCGGCAGAAGAAACGATTACCCGGATAACGAGAATAACATCGCGTCGTTAAGATATTCAACGGGCGAATTCCTTCTGCCGATTAGTCGCGGAGAAAACGTGGAAGGTAATCACGGGCTGAAAAATCCGAAAGCTCTCGTAGAAAATGGAAACGACCGCGGACGTAGCAGCGGTACATCCGGCAGCTCGTTCTCATCGCGAACCATCCGCGAAGCGGATAACACGGCGAGTAGTAGAGGTGATCGAAAATCGGTCGATTATTGGGGAGAAAAATCGCCTCCATCATTGAATCGCGAGAAAAGCGATCGTTCGCGCGATTATAGACGTACTGGATCCCTGAAGGAAAACTCGCGGCGGCCGTCGGGCCGCGGAAAGATCGATCTCGCAGGAAATAACCGTGAATCGAGGCCGAGTTCAATTACGAAGAAAAACGAGAGTTATCGGAGGGAAAACCCGCGGCGGCGGCGGAGTCCTGAAAAGATCGAGCTTATAGAAAATAACCACGGGTCGATGAAGGGTCCAATTACAAAGAGGAGCGATCTCGCGTCGTTCGATGATCCAAATAGACGAGCGGACGATGATGAGGCGAATTATACGGTGTTTAGGAGCGAGCAGGCCGCCGGTGCCGGGGAGCAGGATGAAAGTCGGTTTTCGAAGGATGACGAAGAGACCCGCGACGCGTTGAATGGCCGGGCAGCCGGTGAAAGGAGCGACGTTAAAGAGAATTTGTCGCGCCGAGTGAATGGGCAATCGATGAATGAAGTCGGGAAGAGTTTGGGGCGAAGTCGCTACTCCGACGCGGCCGGCAGCCTCTCGCTAACCTTACGCCACGGACTCGGTGAAAACGATGACGAAACGCAGAGGCTGGCGAAAATGGAAAGTGTGTACCCGGATAGAGGTAAATCGAATCGCGAGACCTCTAAGTCCGCCATCCGACGCAGATTGCTGGCCTATAATTTATCATCGGCTTCCACGTCGGTCCCGAGGAGTCGGGCCAGCTCGGACATAAATAACGGGGATCCTCGTCACCGAAATCACCGATCAATCTCGATCAACGCCGGGATCGAGAGGAAGCCGAACGTCGGATTCCTGGACGAGATCCTCGGCGATTTCCATAATTCCGACCGGCCAGCCAACCAAGAAGGATATAAACGAGGCGAGGAATCGATCCACGGATCGGTCGATCCCCCTGCAGCCACGCGCGTTCTCGCCGGAATGCAGAGGGACCCTGTGCTTTTTTCTCCCCGGGATCACGACTCGGCTCGATCTTCCGCCAAGACGTCCCAGCCATTCAGAAGCCGTAAAGGTCGAGCCGCGGAACGGGATCGCGGGAACATCCTTGGCAGAGGAGCAACCGAGGCGAGATCTCCTCGTCGATCGCCTCAGGCTTCTGATCCTTACGTGGATTTTCGTGGGATCCACAAAACTCTCGTCCAGAGGACTTTCGATGGATACCAGCTGACGGATCGTGAAAATACCTTGGATCCTCGCGAAGACTCGTACTATCTCGACCAGGAGATAACAAAGGTGACCGATAAGCCGGACCCAACTTTCGAAGAGTCAGACGGTGACAGAGGATTTGAAGGTGAGATGTTCCATGTGAATGTGCGACGACTGAAGGATAAAGAAAGGGTTGTGAGTGACGAGAAAGTGTCGGGACGATTAAACGCTGGAAAATTCGGATCAAAGATGGGTTTAAGAAGCGAGGAACCACGTGACGTGTCTTCGAGTTTTGGAGGATCAAAGACTGTATCGTTTGGATCTTTGGATGCGATGTTAGGTTCTAAGGAGATTGAGGAACGAGAATCTTCGAAGATTGGCGAGTTCGAAGTGAAAGCGGAAGATAAGAGTCTGTCTTCGTTGTTCTTTGGAAATGCTGATTACAATCGTGAGAAGCGACTTCGTGTTCGACGGAAGAGATACACGAATTACTATTCGCCACAGTCAGTCACCCCTATGGCATACGTGCACATCCAGCCGGCGTATCCGGTACCAGCGGCCCCAGCCCCGAACCGGAAGTGCGTACAGTGCATGGTTGTTTACAAGCCGTGTGCTTCGCCACCTAGGCCACCGATCAGGCCTGCTCTTCCGACGCATAAGTACCAAGAGCTCGCGTCAAAATGGCACGGACTTAAATACG TATTGGAAGGAAAAGATTTATGGTGTTTGAGTATAGCTGGAGTACAGTTTGTAATGTCGTCTCTTAAAGAGACGATGGTGTTTGAAAGAAATACCGAGAGATATCG CATCAGCTTCTTCACCTGCAGCGAGGACTATGCAACAACGTTAAGTCATATCAGGCAGACTAATCATCCCTCCTCGAGAACGAAACCGCAAGAAAATCCTCGTGACCGAACCGCGGAAGTCTCTGTTGTACCGCCGCAGCTAAGCGAACCTTAA